A single genomic interval of Antechinus flavipes isolate AdamAnt ecotype Samford, QLD, Australia chromosome 1, AdamAnt_v2, whole genome shotgun sequence harbors:
- the AP1B1 gene encoding AP-1 complex subunit beta-1 isoform X2, with amino-acid sequence MTDSKYFTTTKKGEIFELKAELNSDKKEKKKEAVKKVIASMTVGKDVSALFPDVVNCMQTDNLELKKLVYLYLMNYAKSQPDMAIMAVNTFVKDCEDPNPLIRALAVRTMGCIRVDKITEYLCEPLRKCLKDEDPYVRKTAAVCVAKLHDINAQLVEDQGFLDTLKDLISDSNPMVVANAVAALSEIAESHPSSNLLDLNPQSINKLLTALNECTEWGQIFILDCLANYMPKDDREAQSICERVTPRLSHANSAVVLSAVKVLMKFMEMLSKDLDYYSTLLKKLAPPLVTLLSAEPELQYVALRNINLIVQKRPEILKHEMKVFFVKYNDPIYVKLEKLDIMIRLASQANIAQVLAELKEYATEVDVDFVRKAVRAIGRCAIKVEQSAERCVSTLLDLIQTKVNYVVQEAIVVIKDIFRKYPNKYESVIATLCENLDSLDEPEARAAMIWIVGEYAERIDNADELLESFLEGFHDESTQVQLQLLTAIVKLFLKKPTETQELVQQVLSLATQDSDNPDLRDRGYIYWRLLSTDPVAAKEVVLAEKPLISEETDLIEPTLLDELICYIGTLASVYHKPPSAFVEGSRGVVHKSLPPRTGSSESAESPEAAPTGAPPSEQPAVIPAQGDLLGDLLNLDLGPPVSGPPLTTAPVQMGAVDLLGGGLDSLMGGANFAAPPAGTMPANLGAPIGGGLGDLFDLAGGVGTLSGSYVAPKAVWLPAMKAKGLEISGTFSRQVGSISMDLLLTNKALQVMSDFAIQFNRNSFGLAPAAPLQVHAPLSPNQTVEISLPLNTVGSVMKMDPLNNLQVAVKNNIDVFYFSTLYPLHILFVEDGKMERQMFLATWKDIPNENEAQFQIKDCPLNAEAVSSKLQGSNIFTIAKRNVEGQDMLYQSLKLTNGIWVLAELRVQPGNPTFTLSLKCRAPEVSQHVYQAYETILKN; translated from the exons CGCCCTCTTCCCCGATGTGGTGAACTGTATGCAGACCGACAACCTCGAGCTGAAGAAGCTGGTGTACCTGTACCTGATGAATTATGCCAAAAGCCAGCCGGACATGGCCATCATGGCCGTCAACACCTTTGTGAAG GACTGCGAGGACCCCAACCCCCTGATCCGGGCCCTGGCCGTGCGGACCATGGGCTGCATCCGAGTGGACAAGATCACGGAGTATCTGTGCGAGCCTCTCCGCAAGTGCCTGAAGGACGAGGACCCTTACGTGCGCAAGACGGCTGCCGTGTGCGTGGCCAAGCTGCACGACATCAATGCCCAGCTGGTGGAGGACCAGGGCTTCCTAGACACCCTGAAGGACCTCATCTCAGACTCCAACCCCATG GTGGTGGCCAACGCCGTGGCCGCCCTCTCGGAGATAGCCGAGTCTCACCCCAGCAGCAACCTCCTGGACCTGAACCCGCAGTCGATCAACAAGCTGCTGACGGCCCTGAACGAGTGCACCGAGTGGGGGCAGATCTTCATCCTGGACTGCCTGGCTAACTACATGCCCAAGGACGACCGGGAAGCCCAGAG CATCTGCGAGCGTGTGACCCCCCGGCTCTCTCACGCCAACTCCGCCGTGGTGCTGTCGGCAGTGAAGGTGCTGATGAAGTTCATGGAGATGCTCTCCAAGGACCTGGACTACTACAGCACCCTGCTCAAGAAGCTGGCCCCGCCCCTGGTCACCCTGCTGTCGGCCGAGCCCGAGCTGCAGTACGTGGCCCTGCGCAACATCAACCTCATCGTGCAGAAAAG GCCCGAGATCCTAAAACACGAGATGAAGGTTTTTTTTGTCAAGTACAACGATCCCATCTACGTGAAGCTGGAGAAACTGGACATCATGATCCGCCTGGCCTCCCAGGCCAACATTGCTCAG GTGTTGGCGGAGCTGAAGGAATACGCCACGGAAGTGGACGTGGACTTTGTGCGCAAGGCCGTCCGCGCCATCGGCCGCTGTGCCATCAAGGTGGAG CAATCTGCCGAGCGCTGTGTGAGCACGCTGCTGGACCTGATCCAGACCAAGGTCAACTACGTGGTGCAGGAGGCCATTGTGGTGATCAAGGACATCTTCCGCAAGTACCCCAACAA GTATGAGAGTGTGATCGCCACCCTGTGTGAGAACCTGGACTCCTTGGATGAGCCCGAGGCGCGGGCGGCCATGATCTGGATCGTGGGCGAGTACGCCGAGCGCATCGACAACGCCGACGAGCTCCTGGAGAGCTTCCTGGAGGGCTTCCATGACGAGAGCACGCAG gtccAACTCCAGCTGCTGACGGCGATCGTGAAACTCTTCCTGAAGAAGCCCACGGAGACCCAGGAGCTGGTGCAGCAGGTCCTCAGCCTGGCCACCCAG GACTCCGACAACCCGGACCTGCGCGACCGCGGCTACATCTACTGGCGCCTGCTGTCCACAGACCCCGTGGCGGCCAAGGAGGTGGTGCTGGCCGAGAAGCCGCTGATCTCGGAGGAGACCGACCTCATCGAGCCCACGCTGCTCGACGAGCTCATCTGCTACATCGGCACGCTGGCCTCCGTCTACCACAAGCCCCCCAGTGCCTTTGTGGAGGGCAGTCGGGGGGTGGTGCACAAGAGCCTGCCCCCACGCACGGGCTC GAGTGAGAGTGCGGAGAGCCCAGAGGCCGCCCCCACAGGCGCCCCCCCCAGCGAGCAGCCAGCCGTCATCCCCGCCCAGGGCGACCTCCTCGGCGACCTGCTCAACCTGGACCTGGGACCCCCCGTCAGCGGGCCCCCGCTGACCACCGCCCCTGTCCAGATGGGGGCCGTGGACCTGCTTGGGGGAGGTCTGGACAGCCTG atGGGCGGCGCCAACTTCGCTGCCCCTCCCGCAGGGACCATGCCGGCCAACCTGGGCGCCCCCATCGGCGGCGGCTTGGGAGACCTCTTTGACCTGGCCGGGGGCGTGGGAACTCTGTCGGGCTCCTACGTGGCTCCAAAAGCG GTCTGGCTCCCCGCCATGAAAGCCAAAGGCCTGGAGATCTCGGGGACTTTCAGCCGCCAGGTGGGCTCCATCTCCATGGACCTGCTGCTGACCAACAAGGCCCTGCAGGTCATGTCCGATTTTGCCATCCAGTTTAACCGCAACAG CTTCGGCCTGGCCCCCGCAGCCCCCCTCCAGGTCCACGCCCCTCTCAGCCCAAACCAGACGGTGGAGATCTCCCTCCCCCTCAACACCGTGGGCTCCGTCATGAAGATGGACCCTCTGAACAACCTCCAG GTGGCCGTGAAGAACAACATCGATGTTTTCTACTTCAGCACCTTGTATCCGCTGCACATCCTCTTTGTGGAAGACGGGAAGATGG AGCGGCAGATGTTCCTGGCCACGTGGAAGGACATTCCCAATGAGAACGAGGCCCAGTTCCAGATCAAAGACTGCCCCCTCAATGCAG AGGCCGTGAGCAGCAAGCTGCAGGGCAGCAACATCTTCACCATCGCCAAGAGGAACGTGGAGGGCCAGGACATGCTCTACCAGTCCTTGAAGCTCACCAACGGCATCTGGGTCCTGGCCGAGCTCCGCGTCCAGCCCGGCAACCCCACCTTCACG
- the AP1B1 gene encoding AP-1 complex subunit beta-1 isoform X1: MTDSKYFTTTKKGEIFELKAELNSDKKEKKKEAVKKVIASMTVGKDVSALFPDVVNCMQTDNLELKKLVYLYLMNYAKSQPDMAIMAVNTFVKDCEDPNPLIRALAVRTMGCIRVDKITEYLCEPLRKCLKDEDPYVRKTAAVCVAKLHDINAQLVEDQGFLDTLKDLISDSNPMVVANAVAALSEIAESHPSSNLLDLNPQSINKLLTALNECTEWGQIFILDCLANYMPKDDREAQSICERVTPRLSHANSAVVLSAVKVLMKFMEMLSKDLDYYSTLLKKLAPPLVTLLSAEPELQYVALRNINLIVQKRPEILKHEMKVFFVKYNDPIYVKLEKLDIMIRLASQANIAQVLAELKEYATEVDVDFVRKAVRAIGRCAIKVEQSAERCVSTLLDLIQTKVNYVVQEAIVVIKDIFRKYPNKYESVIATLCENLDSLDEPEARAAMIWIVGEYAERIDNADELLESFLEGFHDESTQVQLQLLTAIVKLFLKKPTETQELVQQVLSLATQDSDNPDLRDRGYIYWRLLSTDPVAAKEVVLAEKPLISEETDLIEPTLLDELICYIGTLASVYHKPPSAFVEGSRGVVHKSLPPRTGSSESAESPEAAPTGAPPSEQPAVIPAQGDLLGDLLNLDLGPPVSGPPLTTAPVQMGAVDLLGGGLDSLMGDESEGPRGDVSGSPAMGGANFAAPPAGTMPANLGAPIGGGLGDLFDLAGGVGTLSGSYVAPKAVWLPAMKAKGLEISGTFSRQVGSISMDLLLTNKALQVMSDFAIQFNRNSFGLAPAAPLQVHAPLSPNQTVEISLPLNTVGSVMKMDPLNNLQVAVKNNIDVFYFSTLYPLHILFVEDGKMERQMFLATWKDIPNENEAQFQIKDCPLNAEAVSSKLQGSNIFTIAKRNVEGQDMLYQSLKLTNGIWVLAELRVQPGNPTFTLSLKCRAPEVSQHVYQAYETILKN, translated from the exons CGCCCTCTTCCCCGATGTGGTGAACTGTATGCAGACCGACAACCTCGAGCTGAAGAAGCTGGTGTACCTGTACCTGATGAATTATGCCAAAAGCCAGCCGGACATGGCCATCATGGCCGTCAACACCTTTGTGAAG GACTGCGAGGACCCCAACCCCCTGATCCGGGCCCTGGCCGTGCGGACCATGGGCTGCATCCGAGTGGACAAGATCACGGAGTATCTGTGCGAGCCTCTCCGCAAGTGCCTGAAGGACGAGGACCCTTACGTGCGCAAGACGGCTGCCGTGTGCGTGGCCAAGCTGCACGACATCAATGCCCAGCTGGTGGAGGACCAGGGCTTCCTAGACACCCTGAAGGACCTCATCTCAGACTCCAACCCCATG GTGGTGGCCAACGCCGTGGCCGCCCTCTCGGAGATAGCCGAGTCTCACCCCAGCAGCAACCTCCTGGACCTGAACCCGCAGTCGATCAACAAGCTGCTGACGGCCCTGAACGAGTGCACCGAGTGGGGGCAGATCTTCATCCTGGACTGCCTGGCTAACTACATGCCCAAGGACGACCGGGAAGCCCAGAG CATCTGCGAGCGTGTGACCCCCCGGCTCTCTCACGCCAACTCCGCCGTGGTGCTGTCGGCAGTGAAGGTGCTGATGAAGTTCATGGAGATGCTCTCCAAGGACCTGGACTACTACAGCACCCTGCTCAAGAAGCTGGCCCCGCCCCTGGTCACCCTGCTGTCGGCCGAGCCCGAGCTGCAGTACGTGGCCCTGCGCAACATCAACCTCATCGTGCAGAAAAG GCCCGAGATCCTAAAACACGAGATGAAGGTTTTTTTTGTCAAGTACAACGATCCCATCTACGTGAAGCTGGAGAAACTGGACATCATGATCCGCCTGGCCTCCCAGGCCAACATTGCTCAG GTGTTGGCGGAGCTGAAGGAATACGCCACGGAAGTGGACGTGGACTTTGTGCGCAAGGCCGTCCGCGCCATCGGCCGCTGTGCCATCAAGGTGGAG CAATCTGCCGAGCGCTGTGTGAGCACGCTGCTGGACCTGATCCAGACCAAGGTCAACTACGTGGTGCAGGAGGCCATTGTGGTGATCAAGGACATCTTCCGCAAGTACCCCAACAA GTATGAGAGTGTGATCGCCACCCTGTGTGAGAACCTGGACTCCTTGGATGAGCCCGAGGCGCGGGCGGCCATGATCTGGATCGTGGGCGAGTACGCCGAGCGCATCGACAACGCCGACGAGCTCCTGGAGAGCTTCCTGGAGGGCTTCCATGACGAGAGCACGCAG gtccAACTCCAGCTGCTGACGGCGATCGTGAAACTCTTCCTGAAGAAGCCCACGGAGACCCAGGAGCTGGTGCAGCAGGTCCTCAGCCTGGCCACCCAG GACTCCGACAACCCGGACCTGCGCGACCGCGGCTACATCTACTGGCGCCTGCTGTCCACAGACCCCGTGGCGGCCAAGGAGGTGGTGCTGGCCGAGAAGCCGCTGATCTCGGAGGAGACCGACCTCATCGAGCCCACGCTGCTCGACGAGCTCATCTGCTACATCGGCACGCTGGCCTCCGTCTACCACAAGCCCCCCAGTGCCTTTGTGGAGGGCAGTCGGGGGGTGGTGCACAAGAGCCTGCCCCCACGCACGGGCTC GAGTGAGAGTGCGGAGAGCCCAGAGGCCGCCCCCACAGGCGCCCCCCCCAGCGAGCAGCCAGCCGTCATCCCCGCCCAGGGCGACCTCCTCGGCGACCTGCTCAACCTGGACCTGGGACCCCCCGTCAGCGGGCCCCCGCTGACCACCGCCCCTGTCCAGATGGGGGCCGTGGACCTGCTTGGGGGAGGTCTGGACAGCCTG ATGGGGGACGAGTCCGAAGGG CCTAGAGGTGATGTGAGTGGCAGCCCTGCA atGGGCGGCGCCAACTTCGCTGCCCCTCCCGCAGGGACCATGCCGGCCAACCTGGGCGCCCCCATCGGCGGCGGCTTGGGAGACCTCTTTGACCTGGCCGGGGGCGTGGGAACTCTGTCGGGCTCCTACGTGGCTCCAAAAGCG GTCTGGCTCCCCGCCATGAAAGCCAAAGGCCTGGAGATCTCGGGGACTTTCAGCCGCCAGGTGGGCTCCATCTCCATGGACCTGCTGCTGACCAACAAGGCCCTGCAGGTCATGTCCGATTTTGCCATCCAGTTTAACCGCAACAG CTTCGGCCTGGCCCCCGCAGCCCCCCTCCAGGTCCACGCCCCTCTCAGCCCAAACCAGACGGTGGAGATCTCCCTCCCCCTCAACACCGTGGGCTCCGTCATGAAGATGGACCCTCTGAACAACCTCCAG GTGGCCGTGAAGAACAACATCGATGTTTTCTACTTCAGCACCTTGTATCCGCTGCACATCCTCTTTGTGGAAGACGGGAAGATGG AGCGGCAGATGTTCCTGGCCACGTGGAAGGACATTCCCAATGAGAACGAGGCCCAGTTCCAGATCAAAGACTGCCCCCTCAATGCAG AGGCCGTGAGCAGCAAGCTGCAGGGCAGCAACATCTTCACCATCGCCAAGAGGAACGTGGAGGGCCAGGACATGCTCTACCAGTCCTTGAAGCTCACCAACGGCATCTGGGTCCTGGCCGAGCTCCGCGTCCAGCCCGGCAACCCCACCTTCACG